Below is a genomic region from Zavarzinella sp..
CTGGATGAGGAAACCAGCCAGTTTTTACGCGATACTTACGCTCGAATTGCCCGTGGGAAAACGATTATTTTTCTGCCCCACCGCATGCAGACCATTCGCGATTGCGATCAGATATTATTGTTACACCACGGCAAAATTGAAGCGAAAGGCAGCCACCGCGATCTGATTTCGAATAATGAACTGTATCGACATTTGTATTATTTGGAATTCAATCCATTTGCAGACCAGGCTGCAGTGGCAACGGACGCAACATGAATTTTCAGACGGAACTTTCTGCAGCAATGGAAGCTGCCCGACGTGCAAGCGACTACTTGCAGAACGCCTATCGGGAATTTATCGCCATTCCTGATGCTCCGGTAAATATTTCTACTGAAGCGGATCGCAAATCGCAGGAATTGATTCTGCACTTTCTGCACGATCAGTTTCCCAACGATGGCCTGTGTGGGGAAGAAAACACCGCATTACGCACCACGGTGAATGGTGGGGCAGCCCCAGAACGCTGGTGGGTGGTGGATCCGATCGATGGCACCCGTGGCTTTGCCAAAAAGAACGATCAATTTTCTGTGATGATTGCCCTTCGCGAACAGCAGCAAATCCTGGTCGGGGTGGTGATTGAACCAGCGACTAATCGCCTGACCTACGCCAGTCTGGGCAGTGGTTGCTGGTTTCAGGTGGGGGACAATGCCCCACAACGCTGTGCGGTGACCACTACAAACGTGATTTCAAAGGCGGTACTGGCGATGAGCCACCTGAAACCGGGTGTGGAGCATCGCCTGTTGAACATGATCCCCCACCGACAGGTGCTGGAAACCTATTCGGCGGGCATCAAGCTGGCGATGGTTGCCCGTGGCGAAGCGGACTGTTACCCCAACGACTACGCAGCAATTTCCGACTGGGATTTGTGTGCGGGCCATCTGCTGGTAACCGAAGCCGGTGGGGTGTTCACCACGTTCCGTGGGGAGCCACTTGTCTATGGTCAGCCCAATTTCTGTATCAATCAGCCCACCATTGCCTCCAATGGACTGTTACACGAACAACTGTTGCATGCCGTTCGCCACTGGGAAGGATAGCCAATGTTACGATTGCTGATTGTTTTCACACTGCTGCCACTCTCTCCTGCTGTGGGGGCAGAAATTTCGTTCGATGAAATCAATATTCGCCTCGGACGTGCCTTCCAGATAGCCCGCGAGGCCAACGACCAGAAGAAAATCGAACGGCTGTTTCTCTATCGCGATCAGTTGAAAGGTGCGTGGGAGCGACAGGACACCATCGCCATCCCACGATTGCTGGTGGAGATGGAAGAACTGGTCGATGTGGAAAACAATGGCCGGGCGATGTATGGCCTTCCCGTGGCAATGATTTCTCGTGCGATGAAAGAGAAGTCCGTACCACTGAACGCCAAACTTACTGAAGCGATGAATGCAAACCAGCCCGATGTGGTGGCAGATCAGATTCGCAAAATGAAAGAATTATTGGGTGATCAGGCAGGTCTGCCAGATGTCCGCATCAAAGGGCACCTGGAATTACCACGCCTGATCCCACAACGCGATATTGTGGACCTGTTCATGGCTTTGCTGGATGAAAACCCCCGCTCTCGCCAGTTGATCAGTTCCGGAAAACCGATCCTCGGTTATATGCCACGTGCGTATGCCTCGGTTGTCCGTGGCTGCATCATGATTCGGCCACTGGTGCAGAAATATCACCCCGACAAGCTGGCTCAACTGGACGCACTGATCACCGGTGCGTGTCAGTCGATGCTGGCATTGCAATCCCCCACTGGGTTTTTCCACTTTCCTGATCTGCGTGGACAAAGCATTCGCTTCGGCGACATGATAACAAAGTTGTTATTAACTGATCCGGATGCCGTGAAAGATGGCTGGGTCGTTGTGGAAGATCCGGAAGGTGGCAGCCAGTTTGATGCCGGTGAATGTGGGATGTCGCTGTTGCTGGCAGGCCAGACCTTCAAAAAGGATGAGTGGCTCGCAGCGGGAATCAAAGCAGCCGATTGGTGCCTGAAAGCACCAATGGTGGCGAACTTCAATTACAATTCGTTTTCCGTCAGTTTGCTCTGTGCGGCTTACCAGCACACCAAAAAGCAGGAATACCTGACAGCTGCGACCACGAAGTACCACATTGGGGTGGTTTCTGGCCAACTGTCAAACGGCCGTTGGATTGATCCCCACAATGCTCGTGCTGTCTATATGACCATCATGGTGCGGTCGCAGCACGATCTGGCCGAATGTCTACCAGATGGGAAGGATCGCGAGATGGTGATTTCTCAGGCAGCCAGCACAATTGCCAGTTTACTGGATGAAGCGGAGAAACTGGGCCCGCCGATCTCCGGAAATACGTTGCAGGAACTGATTCGACACGCACGCTTGAACAAAAAAGCAGACAAACGCCTGCCCGAAGCCATCAAACGGACGTTGAATGGTGGCTATTTGCGTTGCAATCCGGGTAAAAAGGTGCGTTCTGCGACGCCACTTCCTGAACTGAGTGCCGCCGCTCTGTATACAGAAGGCGTCGAAAGTAAACAAAAGTAGACAAATCGAAAAGTAAAAGCACCTAATCTGTTCAAGATGACACAATGAACATGGTGTCACAATTCGGAATTTGCCGACGTAAACTCTTTCCAAGTAAGGAGTTTACGCATTTGCAATTGACAACATTTGAAATGGTTAGTAAGATAGTAATGTGATTGTGGGTGAGTTTTATCATCAAATGTTCACACATTGAAGCCAGTTCCTGCGGATGCACGTTAGGATGATGCACCTTCGGGTCGGGTCGTGCGTTCTTTTTGGTGTGTCAGAATTCTGAAATTGGCGGCATCCTCTGCTGCCCACCTGCGATGGCACTTGTAACTGGTTTTGTATACTATTGTCAGTTAATCAGTTCAAAAAGTGCAATTGTTCTACAAAAATATCCCCTACCAACATTGATTGGGGACACAGCATGCAGAACAATAACAATGTGCCTCCCGATGCACAAGGATCTTTCGGGCTAAGCGTTGTATGGACACATCAAACTAACCTTACACCACGTATTGTGTCGAGTGAGTGCTTGATTTATGACTCTCGATGAACTCAAAGCCTCCAGTCGCAAAGATTTGCTTCAATTCGCCCGGGAATTGTCCATTGTGGGCATCAATTCCATGGCTAAGCCCGATCTGATTAAAGCAATCAGTCGCATTCTGAAAAAAGAACAGCGTGCGAAAGACAAAGAAAAGGCTGCCAAAGCGAAATCTGCAAAAACTGCTGAAGCCAAAGCCGCACGAAACGGCAAAGCCTCCCACGCGGAACCTGTCAAACCAGTGAAAGTGGTGGAAGAACCAGCACCCACGCGAAAAAAACCTGCCCCAGCCAAAGGCACCCGCGTTGCAACACCACCTTCCGCCAACGGCAGCCATTACATGCGGAACAACAATACTCTCGTGGGTGGCCATCCGAAAGATCGTCTGATTGTCATTGTTCGCGATTCCTACTGGCTGCAGGTCTGTTGGGAGCTTTCCGACCAGTCTCTACAGCGTGCGGAAGCCGCCTTGGGACAGGATTGGCACGGTTCCAAGCCGATTATTCGAGTCTTCGATGTCAGTGCGAACGACACCACCAGCACCGCAGAAGCAGTGGTGGCCGATGTGAACATTCATGGTGGCTGCAATACCTGGTACATCGAAGTCCAGAACCCACCCAAATCGTATCGGGCAGATATTGGCTACATTTCCAAACGTGGCCAGTTTTACGCCTTGGTGCGTTCCAACGTGGTCAACACACCAAAACCTGGTGCGGTGGAAGGGTTGGACGATGCCTGGGCCGATATTGACGCCAAACAGGCCGACCGATTGTATACGCTGACCAGCACCGATGAATCGTCGCCGGGTGATAATCAACTGCTGAAGGAATTCTTCGAAGAACGCCTGAAACGCCCGATGTCTGCTCCCACCATTTCGACACCGTCTGCAATTCGCGATCGCAAGTTCTTTTTCCAACTGGATGCGGAACTGATTGTATTCGGCAGCACCGTACCGGGATCGAATGTGACCATTCAAGGCGAGCCGATCAAACTTCGTCCGAATGGCACCTTCATGATGCGGTACAGTTTCCCCGATGGTCGCCAGATTTTACCTGCCACCGCTGAAACGATGGATGGTATGGAAGAACGTCGGATTGTGCTGGCTGTCGAACGGAATACAAAGGAACTGGGAGCCCTTGCCCAGGATACCGCAGATAATTAATTCTCGAACATACTTTTGCATTTGTTTTGCATCGAGCCGAGTTAATCTCGGCTTTTTTCATATCCCATACTTCAATCCGCCTTTCGAAACAGTGACAAACTTCAAATCACTGGCACACCAGGGCCTCATTAAACACACTTTTTCTTGTCCCCAAATTTTGTCACCGGGTAGTAACACTAAGAAATTTGACCGTGGGGAATAAGATAGTGCGGGTAGCTCTCCAATACAATCAAGGATCGGCACCATGAGTATCATCGGCATCGACCTGGGCACCACCTACTGTGCGGTGGCCACACTGGATGATCGAGGGCAGGCAACCTCTTTGCCCAACCACGATGGTGAAATGCTGACCCCTTCGGCTGTGATGCTGGTGGATTCCACCAAAGCAGTGGTGGGACAGGCCGCACTTGACGTGGGCCTCGAACAGCCAGACCGGGTGGCCACTCTGATCAAACGCCGCATGGGTTACGATTCTTTCCCGCACGCAGTGGCTGGCCGCGTTTTTCGTCCCGAAACTCTCTCCGCAATTATCCTGCGAAAGCTGATGCTCGATGCGTCTGCCCGCATCGGCCCGGTGCAACAGTGCGTCATTACCGTGCCTGCTTATTTTGACGATACCCGACGCAAAGCCACCAAAGACGCGGGCCAGATTGCCGGTCTGGAAGTGCTGGATATCCTCGACGAACCTTCCGCCGCCGCCCTGAGTTACTCCTTTCAGCACCGCGAACAGGAGTTAAAACTCCCACAGACGGTGCTCGTTTACGATCTAGGTGGGGGAACCTTTGACGTGACGATTGTCCGTCTGACACCCAAAAAGTTCCACGTGCTGGCCATCAAAGGCGATGTCCAGCTTGGTGGGCGGGATTGGGACCATAAAGTGGTGGAACATGCCGCTCGGCTGTTTCGCGAAAAGTTCGATGAAGACCCACTGAGCGATCCCCAGGCCACGAACATGCTGTATGCGGCAGCAGAGCGGGCAAAACGCACGCTCAGCAAGCTCGACCAGGCCACCATCACCTGCAATCACGCAGGCCGAAAATTGACGGTAACCCTTACGCGGCAAGAGTTTGAGGCGTTAACCAGCGAACTGCTGACACGCACGCGGCTTTCGGTAATGGCTGCCATTCGCGATGCGGGAATGCAGTGGCACCAGATCGACCGTGTCCTGATGGTGGGTGGCTCCACGCACATGCCTTCGACCAAAAAAATGTTGCTGGATCTCAGTGGCAAAATGCCTGATCAGTCGCTGGCTGTCAGCGAAGTAGTTGCCCGTGGTGCCGCACTGCACGCGGGTATTCTGCAGGCCAAAAATGCTGCCCGCAACGCACCCCAGGTGACGTCCCGTAGTCCTCTGCAGGACATTGTGGAAATCCGTGTCAATGCCCACGGCCTGGGCATCGAGGTGCGGAAAGATGAAGAACGCCTGAACGATCAATTGATCCCACGGAACAGTCAACTGCCCGCCTCTGCCACGCGGGTGTATTACACAGTATCACCAAATCAGTCCCGCGTTCGTGTGCGGGTGCTGCAAGGCGATGCCGTGCAGGCCGAAGGGTGCATTCCGGTAGGGGAATGCTGGATTCAGGGCTTACCAGAAGCCCTGCCAAAGGGTTCCCCCATTCAGGTGAAGTGCTCCGTGGGCGAAAATGGGATTATTGAAGTCACCGCACTGGATATGACCAGTGGCAGGTCCGCACGTGCCGAACTGGTGCGAAGTTCTGGCTTATCGGCCGATCAACTGGCCACAGAAAGCGAATTTGTACAGAATCTGGTCATCGAATAGAGAAAATGAGTGAGATCTTAATGAGTTTTCGACTGTTGGTGCGGCACTGGCACCCGAAGACGCCTGTTAGAATGACGGAAATAGCACGCACTGAGACAGATCGAGATCAGCAGAACGATCAAACCAATTTCCAGATCAAAAGCAAATGCCAGCACCGTTCCTGATGCGAGGAACAGCACTGTCACTAGAAAAATGAAAATCCGCTCAGAATTCATCGGCTCGCCACACATAAATTATGGAAAAGTGGGCGAGCAAGTAACAGCACCAGGAATTAATGAGAATTACTTAATCTGTTCGACCACAGGCACCACCGGACGATAGGTGGGGGAAGAATAGTTGAAGTTCTTCTGCGGCCCAGGGTTACCGGGAATCACTTCATCACCAGCAGGGATGACCCTTTGAATGATGATGGAACAGCCACGGTGGTGGGTTTGGTTTAACTGTACGGTGATTTCCCCACGTCCCGCAGTGGCGTTGTAATTAACACTCTGCACCACGGCGGTTTCGGATTTCGGATTTCGGCCGGTGATGGTACTGAATGTGCCATCAATAAATCCGAACTGTGGTTCATAATCGACCATCACCCGGCTGCCGATCTGTAATTGCCAGGGTTGGTTGTCATATTCGCCGTAAAGCGATGTCCCATTCAAACCCATCGCTGGAATGGCAAGAGTGTACGTACCCGGACCGTCTGGTTCTGGCCCAGCAGCAAGCACCGGATTCCCATTGAAAGCAACTGGCTCGAAGGAGAAATTCGCCGACGAGGGTGATGCCACCGAAGTATTGGTGGTGGTTCTGGTCAGGCGGGTGCGGTCAACGATCGAGAAGAACTTGTGCCGCACATTGCTGCCATCATCAATGCCCAGTTCGCGACCTAACCGTGGGCGGTTCGCATCGGAATAGGGTCCATC
It encodes:
- a CDS encoding DUF4912 domain-containing protein, with product MTLDELKASSRKDLLQFARELSIVGINSMAKPDLIKAISRILKKEQRAKDKEKAAKAKSAKTAEAKAARNGKASHAEPVKPVKVVEEPAPTRKKPAPAKGTRVATPPSANGSHYMRNNNTLVGGHPKDRLIVIVRDSYWLQVCWELSDQSLQRAEAALGQDWHGSKPIIRVFDVSANDTTSTAEAVVADVNIHGGCNTWYIEVQNPPKSYRADIGYISKRGQFYALVRSNVVNTPKPGAVEGLDDAWADIDAKQADRLYTLTSTDESSPGDNQLLKEFFEERLKRPMSAPTISTPSAIRDRKFFFQLDAELIVFGSTVPGSNVTIQGEPIKLRPNGTFMMRYSFPDGRQILPATAETMDGMEERRIVLAVERNTKELGALAQDTADN
- a CDS encoding Hsp70 family protein yields the protein MSIIGIDLGTTYCAVATLDDRGQATSLPNHDGEMLTPSAVMLVDSTKAVVGQAALDVGLEQPDRVATLIKRRMGYDSFPHAVAGRVFRPETLSAIILRKLMLDASARIGPVQQCVITVPAYFDDTRRKATKDAGQIAGLEVLDILDEPSAAALSYSFQHREQELKLPQTVLVYDLGGGTFDVTIVRLTPKKFHVLAIKGDVQLGGRDWDHKVVEHAARLFREKFDEDPLSDPQATNMLYAAAERAKRTLSKLDQATITCNHAGRKLTVTLTRQEFEALTSELLTRTRLSVMAAIRDAGMQWHQIDRVLMVGGSTHMPSTKKMLLDLSGKMPDQSLAVSEVVARGAALHAGILQAKNAARNAPQVTSRSPLQDIVEIRVNAHGLGIEVRKDEERLNDQLIPRNSQLPASATRVYYTVSPNQSRVRVRVLQGDAVQAEGCIPVGECWIQGLPEALPKGSPIQVKCSVGENGIIEVTALDMTSGRSARAELVRSSGLSADQLATESEFVQNLVIE
- a CDS encoding 3'(2'),5'-bisphosphate nucleotidase CysQ; this translates as MNFQTELSAAMEAARRASDYLQNAYREFIAIPDAPVNISTEADRKSQELILHFLHDQFPNDGLCGEENTALRTTVNGGAAPERWWVVDPIDGTRGFAKKNDQFSVMIALREQQQILVGVVIEPATNRLTYASLGSGCWFQVGDNAPQRCAVTTTNVISKAVLAMSHLKPGVEHRLLNMIPHRQVLETYSAGIKLAMVARGEADCYPNDYAAISDWDLCAGHLLVTEAGGVFTTFRGEPLVYGQPNFCINQPTIASNGLLHEQLLHAVRHWEG